Proteins from one Deltaproteobacteria bacterium genomic window:
- the mtnP gene encoding S-methyl-5'-thioadenosine phosphorylase yields MSDSMIGVIGGSGLYHMDGLADVSEVEVDTPFGKPSDVLVRGKLGSAQLVFLPRHGRGHRYLPTEVNFRANIFAMKKLGVEQIVSISAVGSLREEIAPGHLVVPNQFIDRTTQRPSTFFGNGIVAHVSLADPFCAVLSQQLVSAAEQAGGQVHRGGTYLCMEGPQFSTRAESHLYRSWGAHIIGMTNLQEAKLAREAEICFATLALATDYDCWNEAAGDVDIDHVLQVLTQNVELAQKTVRQLAHGAPGSRSCSCASSLKNAIITDRSRIPEKVKSELKPIVGKYL; encoded by the coding sequence ATGAGTGATTCGATGATCGGCGTCATTGGTGGCAGCGGCCTTTACCACATGGATGGATTAGCGGACGTTAGCGAAGTCGAGGTCGACACGCCGTTCGGCAAACCATCGGATGTGCTGGTGCGCGGCAAGCTAGGCAGTGCCCAGTTGGTTTTTTTGCCGCGTCATGGCCGCGGTCACCGCTACTTGCCCACCGAGGTGAATTTCCGCGCCAATATTTTCGCGATGAAAAAGTTGGGCGTTGAGCAGATAGTTTCGATCAGCGCGGTTGGCAGTCTACGCGAAGAGATCGCGCCCGGCCATTTGGTGGTGCCGAACCAATTCATCGACCGTACCACGCAGCGGCCGAGCACTTTTTTCGGCAACGGCATCGTCGCCCACGTGAGCCTGGCCGATCCGTTTTGTGCCGTGCTGTCGCAGCAACTGGTCAGCGCAGCCGAACAGGCGGGCGGCCAAGTGCATCGCGGCGGCACCTATCTGTGCATGGAGGGGCCGCAGTTCTCCACCCGCGCCGAGTCCCATCTCTATCGCAGCTGGGGCGCGCACATCATCGGCATGACCAATTTGCAGGAAGCCAAGCTGGCGCGGGAGGCGGAGATCTGTTTTGCCACGCTCGCCTTGGCGACGGATTACGACTGCTGGAACGAAGCGGCGGGCGACGTCGACATCGATCACGTCCTGCAAGTGCTAACGCAAAACGTCGAGCTGGCGCAAAAGACCGTGCGTCAACTGGCCCACGGCGCGCCCGGAAGCCGCAGTTGTAGCTGTGCGTCCTCGTTGAAGAATGCTATAATCACCGATCGTTCGCGCATCCCGGAGAAAGTCAAAAGCGAGCTAAAACCGATTGTTGGGAAATATCTATGA
- the rlmN gene encoding 23S rRNA (adenine(2503)-C(2))-methyltransferase RlmN, with protein MKPDIKDLGLQEFEAYLKGLTQPLYRAQQVWQWLFQKRAMSFAEMSNLSAPLRARLEADFSIGSLKVVRRAESADGTIKFLFGLSDGQSIESVVIPETKRLTLCISTQVGCAYGCAFCATAKLGFKRNLRTGEIVEQIIEASRGLAPDSRITNVVLMGMGEPLANYEHTLEAIKIMTDNSWGLAIAPRRVTLSTVGLIPQIEKLIAETNVSLAISLHAASDQLRGRLMPVNRKYSLAQLLECCRKLPLGPRKRITFEYVLLRGINDSRADAQALCRALRGVPSKVNVIPFNPHEQSEFQRPTEESIKQFQQVLFDHHIQVNVRRPRGDDIAAACGQLQGQAQGPWQETAQTVSFN; from the coding sequence ATGAAGCCCGACATCAAAGATTTAGGCTTGCAAGAGTTTGAAGCTTATCTAAAGGGTCTCACGCAGCCGCTCTACCGGGCCCAGCAAGTTTGGCAATGGCTGTTCCAGAAACGCGCCATGTCGTTCGCCGAAATGAGCAATCTTTCGGCGCCGCTGCGGGCACGGCTGGAAGCAGACTTCTCGATCGGTAGCTTGAAAGTTGTGCGGCGCGCCGAATCCGCCGATGGCACGATCAAGTTTTTGTTCGGCCTCAGCGATGGACAGAGCATAGAGAGCGTTGTGATCCCCGAAACCAAGCGCTTGACGCTGTGCATCTCAACGCAGGTGGGCTGCGCCTACGGCTGTGCTTTTTGCGCCACCGCCAAGCTGGGCTTCAAGCGCAACTTGCGCACCGGTGAGATTGTCGAACAGATCATTGAAGCGAGCCGCGGGCTGGCGCCGGATAGTCGGATTACCAACGTGGTGCTCATGGGGATGGGCGAGCCGCTGGCCAACTACGAGCACACGCTCGAAGCGATCAAAATCATGACCGACAACAGCTGGGGCTTGGCGATTGCGCCGCGACGCGTGACCCTGTCGACGGTCGGGTTGATCCCGCAAATCGAAAAGCTCATCGCCGAAACCAATGTCAGTCTGGCGATTTCGCTGCACGCCGCGAGCGATCAATTGCGCGGCCGCTTGATGCCGGTCAATCGCAAGTATTCGCTCGCGCAACTGCTGGAGTGCTGCCGCAAATTGCCGCTCGGGCCGCGCAAGCGGATTACCTTCGAATATGTTTTGCTGCGCGGCATTAACGACTCTCGCGCCGACGCCCAAGCCCTATGCCGCGCGCTCCGCGGTGTGCCGAGCAAGGTCAACGTTATTCCCTTTAACCCGCATGAGCAGAGCGAGTTTCAGCGGCCGACGGAAGAGAGCATCAAGCAATTTCAGCAGGTCTTGTTCGATCACCATATACAGGTCAATGTGCGCCGGCCGCGCGGTGACGATATCGCCGCTGCCTGCGGTCAATTGCAAGGTCAGGCGCAGGGGCCGTGGCAAGAAACCGCGCAAACCGTCTCTTTCAATTAG
- a CDS encoding nucleoside-diphosphate kinase produces the protein MSVERTLSIVKPDAVSRHLIGDILRRFEAAGLTLAAGKLLRLSLERAQAFYAVHQERSFYNDLCTYMSSGPVFVSVLEGENAIQKNRDLMGATDPAKAAPGTIRKDFGKDVEKNAVHGSDAAETAANEIAFFFKPDEIHRY, from the coding sequence ATGAGCGTTGAGAGAACCTTATCGATTGTTAAGCCTGACGCGGTGTCGCGTCATCTGATCGGCGACATTTTGCGACGTTTCGAGGCGGCGGGCTTGACCCTTGCCGCCGGCAAGTTGTTGCGGCTTTCCCTCGAGCGCGCCCAAGCGTTTTATGCCGTGCACCAAGAGCGGTCGTTTTACAATGATCTGTGCACCTACATGTCATCAGGACCGGTCTTCGTTTCGGTGCTCGAAGGTGAAAACGCCATCCAGAAAAACCGCGATCTGATGGGCGCCACCGACCCGGCCAAAGCAGCGCCGGGCACCATTCGCAAGGATTTCGGCAAGGACGTTGAGAAGAACGCCGTGCACGGCTCCGATGCAGCGGAAACGGCCGCCAACGAGATTGCATTTTTCTTCAAACCCGACGAGATTCACCGATACTAG
- the sucD gene encoding succinate--CoA ligase subunit alpha — protein MSILVNKNTRVLTQGITGATGQFHTKACKEYGTQMVGGVTPGKGGTSYEGIPIFDTVEQAVKATGANATVIYVPPPFAADAILEAADANIPLITCITEGVPVRDMVKVKRYLQGRASQLLGPNCPGTITPGECKIGIMPGHIHRPGTVGVVSRSGTLTYEAVDQLTRLGMGQSTGVGIGGDPVHGFEFIDVLKMFKDDPGTEAVVMIGEIGGSAEEEAAAWAKANMKKPMAGFIAGQTAPPGKRMGHAGAIISGGKGTAKEKIAAMKDAGIRMASSPATIGQTMREALGK, from the coding sequence ATGTCTATCTTAGTCAACAAAAATACCAGGGTTCTGACTCAGGGCATCACCGGCGCCACCGGCCAGTTCCACACCAAGGCGTGCAAAGAGTACGGCACGCAGATGGTCGGCGGTGTGACGCCGGGCAAGGGCGGCACGAGCTACGAAGGGATTCCGATTTTCGACACGGTCGAGCAGGCGGTGAAAGCGACCGGCGCCAACGCGACCGTTATCTATGTGCCGCCGCCGTTTGCTGCCGATGCGATTCTCGAAGCGGCGGACGCCAACATTCCGTTGATCACCTGTATCACCGAAGGTGTGCCGGTGCGCGACATGGTGAAGGTCAAGCGCTACCTGCAGGGCCGCGCCTCGCAGCTGCTGGGCCCTAACTGCCCGGGGACGATCACTCCCGGCGAATGCAAGATCGGTATCATGCCGGGGCATATCCATCGGCCGGGGACCGTTGGCGTGGTCTCGCGCAGCGGCACCTTGACTTATGAGGCGGTCGACCAATTGACCCGCCTCGGCATGGGCCAGTCGACCGGCGTCGGCATCGGCGGCGACCCGGTGCATGGCTTCGAGTTTATTGACGTGTTGAAAATGTTCAAAGACGACCCTGGCACTGAGGCGGTGGTCATGATCGGTGAGATCGGCGGCAGTGCCGAAGAGGAAGCGGCAGCCTGGGCCAAAGCCAATATGAAAAAGCCGATGGCCGGCTTCATCGCCGGGCAGACCGCGCCGCCGGGCAAACGCATGGGCCATGCGGGCGCGATCATTTCGGGCGGCAAAGGCACGGCGAAAGAGAAAATCGCAGCGATGAAAGACGCCGGCATTCGCATGGCGTCGTCGCCGGCGACCATCGGACAAACTATGCGGGAGGCGTTAGGGAAGTAA
- the sucC gene encoding ADP-forming succinate--CoA ligase subunit beta — protein sequence MNIHEYQAKELLKRFGVAVPKGIVASTAAEAKQAALELGGSVWCVKAQIHAGGRGKGGGVKVVKTPDEAAQKAHDMLGHPLVTHQTGPEGVIVQHVLVEQGVNIEREIYLAMVLDRAQSRVTLIASSEGGVEIEEVAANHPEKIFRESIDPVIGLAGFQCRRTAYALGVPQALAGQMGNVMQALFRVFDECDCSLAEINPLIITKEGQVMALDAKMNFDSNAFFRQKEIVALRDIHEEDPREVEASRYDLSYISLDGNIACMVNGAGLAMATMDIIKHYGGEPANFLDVGGGANKEKVAHAFKILLEDSRVRGVLVNIFGGIMRCDVLAQGIVEAAKELRIKVPLVVRMQGTNVEIGRKILADSGLTIISAETMAEAAEKIVKAIK from the coding sequence ATGAATATTCACGAGTACCAGGCAAAGGAGCTGCTCAAGCGTTTCGGCGTTGCGGTGCCAAAGGGCATCGTCGCGTCGACTGCCGCCGAAGCGAAGCAGGCGGCGCTGGAGCTGGGCGGCAGTGTCTGGTGCGTGAAGGCGCAGATCCATGCTGGCGGGCGCGGCAAAGGGGGCGGCGTCAAGGTCGTTAAGACTCCCGATGAAGCGGCGCAAAAGGCGCACGACATGCTCGGTCATCCCCTGGTGACGCATCAGACCGGACCCGAAGGGGTGATCGTCCAGCACGTCCTGGTGGAGCAGGGCGTCAACATCGAACGGGAGATCTATCTCGCCATGGTGCTCGATCGGGCACAGTCGCGGGTGACGCTGATTGCATCCTCGGAAGGCGGCGTCGAGATCGAAGAGGTGGCGGCGAACCATCCTGAGAAAATTTTTCGCGAGAGCATCGATCCGGTGATCGGCTTGGCCGGCTTTCAGTGCCGGCGCACCGCTTATGCGCTAGGCGTTCCGCAGGCGCTGGCCGGGCAGATGGGCAATGTGATGCAGGCGCTCTTCCGGGTGTTCGATGAGTGCGACTGCTCGCTTGCCGAGATCAATCCGCTGATCATCACCAAAGAAGGGCAGGTCATGGCGCTCGACGCCAAGATGAATTTCGACAGCAACGCCTTCTTCCGACAGAAAGAAATCGTCGCACTGCGCGACATCCACGAAGAAGATCCGCGCGAAGTGGAAGCGAGCCGCTACGATCTTTCGTATATTTCGCTCGATGGCAATATTGCCTGCATGGTCAACGGCGCCGGGCTGGCGATGGCGACCATGGATATCATCAAACATTACGGCGGCGAGCCGGCCAACTTTCTCGATGTCGGCGGCGGCGCCAACAAAGAGAAAGTCGCCCACGCCTTTAAAATATTGTTGGAAGACTCCCGGGTGCGTGGCGTGTTGGTGAATATCTTCGGCGGCATTATGCGCTGCGACGTGCTCGCTCAAGGCATCGTCGAAGCGGCGAAAGAATTGAGGATCAAGGTGCCGTTGGTGGTGCGCATGCAGGGCACCAACGTCGAGATCGGCAGGAAAATTCTCGCTGACTCGGGGTTGACGATCATCAGCGCGGAAACCATGGCCGAGGCGGCGGAGAAAATCGTTAAAGCAATCAAGTGA
- the mdh gene encoding malate dehydrogenase → MARKKIALIGAGNIGGSMAHLALLKGLGDVVLFDVVDGLPQGKALDLSHAGPVEGFDGNVIGTTKYDDIAGADVCIVTAGIARKPGMSRDDLLGTNCKILNSVADGIKKFAPNSFVIVVTNPLDAMVTLMQRALGFPKNRVVGQSGILDSSRYRSFIAKELNVSVKSVQAMVMGGHGDDMVPVRSTCFVGPTPVEHLIPSKRLDEIEARVRNAGGEVVALLKTGSAYFSPASAAIQMTEAFLFDKKEILPCAALLEGEYGVSDYYFCVPVMIGAGGVEKVIELKLSDADKKAFNESLNHVKDIVSAMNRILGVA, encoded by the coding sequence ATGGCTAGGAAGAAGATTGCATTAATCGGTGCAGGTAATATTGGCGGCTCGATGGCCCATCTGGCGCTGCTCAAGGGCTTGGGTGACGTCGTGTTGTTCGACGTGGTCGATGGCTTGCCACAAGGGAAGGCGTTGGACCTGTCCCATGCCGGGCCGGTGGAAGGCTTTGATGGCAACGTGATCGGCACCACTAAATATGACGATATCGCGGGCGCGGATGTCTGTATCGTCACGGCCGGTATTGCGCGCAAGCCGGGCATGAGCCGGGACGATTTGCTCGGCACCAACTGCAAAATTCTAAATTCGGTTGCCGACGGCATTAAAAAATTCGCACCCAATTCCTTTGTCATCGTTGTCACCAACCCGTTGGATGCGATGGTGACTTTGATGCAGCGCGCTCTGGGCTTCCCAAAGAATCGCGTCGTCGGTCAGTCGGGCATTCTTGATTCATCGCGTTATCGATCGTTTATCGCCAAAGAGCTGAATGTTTCGGTGAAGAGCGTGCAGGCGATGGTGATGGGCGGCCATGGTGACGATATGGTGCCGGTGCGCAGCACCTGTTTCGTCGGCCCGACTCCGGTGGAACATTTGATCCCGAGCAAGCGACTCGATGAAATCGAAGCTCGCGTGCGTAACGCCGGTGGTGAAGTCGTCGCGCTCTTGAAAACCGGCTCGGCTTATTTTTCGCCGGCATCGGCTGCCATCCAGATGACGGAAGCTTTTCTGTTCGACAAGAAAGAAATTTTGCCCTGTGCCGCGCTGCTCGAAGGCGAGTACGGGGTCAGTGACTACTACTTCTGTGTTCCGGTCATGATCGGTGCCGGCGGCGTCGAAAAAGTGATCGAATTGAAACTGTCGGATGCCGATAAGAAAGCGTTCAACGAATCGCTTAACCATGTTAAGGACATCGTTTCCGCGATGAATCGGATTTTGGGCGTCGCCTAG
- a CDS encoding NADP-dependent isocitrate dehydrogenase has translation MAEYKIVKVPKDGAKITMGANKKLQVPDNPIIPYIEGDGTGRDIWRASVRVFDAAVQKAYSGKKKIHWMEVYAGEKSFKQYNSWLHDETVPAFSEFLVGIKGPLTTPIGGGMTSLNVGLRKLLDLYVCQRPVRYFNGVPSPLKHPEFCDMVVFRENTEDIYTGIEFPNGSEANAKFKAQLKETFPKEYAKIRFPDSASIGLKPVSVEGTERLVRAAIQWALANKRKNVNFVHKGNIMKYTEGSFMEWGYALGKREFRNDVVSERESWILGNKEANPNISVEDNAKAIDPGFDMMSPSQQGDIKKEVEEALKLWPTHGDGKWKKKLMLKDSIADVTLQFVLIRPKDYDVIATMNLNGDYLSDALAAQVGGIGIAPGANINYESGHAVFEATHGTAPKYADLDKVNPGSVILSGEMMLRYMGWSEAADLIIKGIEGAVNAKTVTYDFERLMPGSKLVSCSGFGDAIISHMN, from the coding sequence ATGGCCGAATACAAAATTGTCAAAGTCCCCAAAGATGGCGCCAAGATCACCATGGGCGCGAACAAGAAGCTGCAAGTTCCCGATAACCCAATCATTCCTTACATCGAAGGCGACGGCACCGGCCGCGATATCTGGCGCGCCTCGGTGCGGGTTTTCGACGCCGCGGTGCAAAAAGCCTACAGCGGCAAGAAGAAGATTCATTGGATGGAAGTCTACGCGGGTGAGAAGTCGTTCAAGCAATATAACAGTTGGTTGCATGACGAAACGGTGCCGGCCTTTTCCGAGTTTCTAGTCGGTATCAAAGGGCCGCTGACCACGCCGATCGGTGGTGGCATGACTTCGCTCAACGTCGGCCTGCGCAAGCTGCTCGACCTTTATGTCTGCCAACGGCCGGTGCGTTATTTTAATGGAGTGCCCTCGCCCCTAAAACACCCCGAGTTCTGCGACATGGTCGTGTTCCGGGAAAATACCGAGGACATTTATACCGGCATCGAATTTCCCAACGGCAGTGAAGCCAACGCCAAGTTTAAGGCCCAGCTCAAAGAAACCTTCCCCAAAGAGTATGCCAAGATTCGCTTCCCGGACTCCGCGTCCATCGGTTTGAAGCCGGTTTCCGTCGAGGGCACCGAGCGTTTGGTGCGCGCGGCGATCCAATGGGCGCTGGCGAACAAGCGTAAGAACGTGAACTTCGTTCACAAGGGCAACATCATGAAGTACACCGAGGGTTCGTTCATGGAATGGGGTTATGCCCTCGGTAAGCGAGAGTTCCGTAACGATGTTGTCAGCGAACGCGAGTCGTGGATCCTGGGCAATAAGGAAGCTAACCCTAACATCAGTGTCGAGGACAACGCCAAGGCGATCGATCCCGGATTCGATATGATGTCACCGTCGCAGCAGGGCGATATCAAAAAAGAAGTTGAAGAAGCGCTTAAGCTTTGGCCGACCCATGGCGACGGCAAATGGAAAAAGAAGCTGATGCTAAAAGACTCCATTGCCGATGTGACGCTGCAATTCGTGCTAATTCGCCCCAAGGATTATGACGTCATTGCGACCATGAACTTGAACGGCGACTATCTCTCGGATGCGTTGGCCGCGCAGGTGGGCGGCATCGGCATCGCCCCCGGGGCGAACATCAACTACGAGTCCGGTCACGCGGTTTTCGAAGCGACCCACGGCACCGCGCCCAAGTATGCCGACCTCGACAAAGTCAACCCGGGCTCAGTGATTCTCTCGGGCGAAATGATGCTGCGCTATATGGGTTGGAGCGAAGCCGCGGACCTGATCATCAAAGGTATCGAAGGCGCGGTCAACGCCAAGACGGTGACCTACGATTTCGAGCGCTTGATGCCGGGCTCCAAGCTGGTGAGCTGCTCGGGCTTTGGCGATGCGATCATCTCGCACATGAATTAA
- the ccmA gene encoding heme ABC exporter ATP-binding protein CcmA produces the protein MLALRLAVRKLAKAYGFLWAVRDLHIELAAGDLVALLGPNGAGKTTFLKLLAGLIEPTEGTVAFDGTALAASDARRRRQIGLLAPADHLYDNLTVKENLEFFAELYDKKPSGSQLAATLDQVQLAERAGEYTGNLSSGMKCRLSIAKWQLLEPGLLLLDEPYGVLDGNGVDLLEGFLKAHCAKGNLVIMASHHVARVLKLCNRAIILHQGRLSFDEPRQQPWPSFDAAFGEYLPRGDL, from the coding sequence ATCTTGGCTTTGCGCCTAGCGGTTCGAAAGCTGGCGAAGGCCTATGGCTTTCTCTGGGCTGTGCGCGACTTACATATCGAGCTCGCCGCCGGCGACCTGGTTGCGTTGCTCGGTCCCAACGGCGCTGGCAAAACGACTTTTCTTAAGCTCCTGGCGGGCTTGATCGAACCGACCGAAGGCACCGTGGCGTTCGACGGCACAGCGTTGGCGGCCAGCGATGCGCGGCGGCGGCGGCAAATCGGCCTGCTCGCGCCGGCCGATCACCTCTATGACAATCTCACAGTCAAGGAAAATCTCGAATTCTTCGCTGAGCTTTATGACAAAAAGCCTAGTGGATCACAGCTCGCCGCCACCTTAGATCAAGTCCAGCTAGCCGAACGCGCCGGCGAATACACCGGCAATCTTTCGAGCGGCATGAAGTGCCGCTTGTCGATTGCCAAGTGGCAGCTATTGGAGCCAGGCTTGCTCTTACTGGACGAGCCCTACGGCGTCCTCGACGGCAATGGCGTTGACCTGCTCGAGGGCTTTCTCAAGGCGCACTGTGCCAAAGGCAACCTCGTCATCATGGCATCGCACCATGTCGCCCGCGTGCTCAAGCTTTGCAATCGCGCGATTATCTTGCATCAGGGGCGCCTGAGCTTCGACGAGCCGCGCCAACAGCCCTGGCCGAGCTTCGATGCCGCCTTCGGCGAATACTTGCCGCGCGGGGATTTATGA
- a CDS encoding cytochrome C biogenesis protein, whose product MTILRQTYLVLRKDLLLELRRRDSLLTMFFFGTLLLFVFNFSFDLAPDKVAAMAPALLWLAFLFTGTLGLAQLFQAERENHCLDALLLSPLDRGALFLAKTLFNFILMLLVEIVVIPLFWILFNLPSWNLLPQLFLVTLLGTVGFCVLGTILSAVTLRARARELLLPLVLFPLMIPVILATIRCMENVMRTGMIGDALPWLRLLLGFDVIFLTVGVLIFDRVVEA is encoded by the coding sequence ATGACGATTTTGCGGCAAACTTATTTGGTTCTACGCAAAGACTTGCTGCTCGAGCTGCGCCGGCGCGATAGCTTGCTGACGATGTTTTTCTTCGGCACGCTGCTGCTGTTCGTGTTCAATTTTTCCTTTGACTTGGCGCCGGACAAAGTCGCGGCGATGGCGCCCGCACTACTCTGGCTCGCCTTTCTTTTCACCGGCACCTTGGGTTTAGCTCAATTGTTTCAAGCAGAGCGTGAGAATCATTGCCTCGACGCCCTGCTGCTCTCGCCGCTCGATCGCGGCGCCCTGTTTCTCGCCAAGACCCTATTTAACTTTATCTTGATGCTACTGGTTGAAATCGTCGTGATCCCGCTGTTTTGGATCTTGTTTAATTTACCCTCGTGGAATTTGCTCCCGCAACTTTTTCTCGTTACCTTACTGGGAACCGTTGGCTTTTGTGTTTTAGGAACGATTCTTTCAGCGGTCACGCTGCGCGCCCGGGCGCGCGAGCTTTTGCTGCCGCTGGTGTTGTTCCCGCTCATGATCCCGGTCATTCTCGCGACCATTCGTTGTATGGAAAACGTGATGCGCACCGGCATGATCGGCGATGCGCTCCCCTGGCTGCGGCTACTTTTGGGATTCGATGTGATTTTTCTTACAGTCGGGGTTTTGATCTTCGACAGAGTGGTTGAAGCTTAG
- a CDS encoding cytochrome C assembly protein: protein MASNHQPRKKRKGILGALALVAIAIGQYWNLAVVPPDAYQGEVQRIMYLHLPSILTAYLSYFLVFIGSGMYLWKREKRDDLLAHSAAELGVLFTALTIIEGSIWGKPTWGVWWTWDARLTLTAVLLLIYTGYLMLRSLIEDENRAASAAAVVGIIGFLDIPLIHMSVYWWRTLHQPPSILRPDKAPWENVHPAMLTALVISFVGFLLLYFYLLSLRYRVGEMREEIKQRRLERGR from the coding sequence ATGGCAAGCAATCATCAGCCAAGAAAAAAACGCAAAGGGATCCTTGGCGCGCTCGCGCTAGTCGCCATTGCGATCGGCCAGTATTGGAACCTGGCCGTGGTGCCGCCCGACGCCTATCAGGGCGAAGTGCAGCGCATCATGTATCTGCACCTGCCGAGCATTCTGACCGCCTATCTCTCCTATTTTTTGGTTTTCATCGGCAGCGGCATGTATCTTTGGAAACGCGAAAAGCGCGACGACCTGCTCGCCCACTCGGCGGCGGAGTTGGGCGTCTTGTTCACGGCGCTGACCATCATCGAGGGCTCGATCTGGGGCAAACCGACCTGGGGGGTATGGTGGACCTGGGACGCGCGCTTGACGCTGACGGCTGTCCTGCTATTGATCTACACCGGCTACTTGATGCTGCGCTCCTTGATCGAAGATGAAAACCGCGCGGCCAGCGCCGCCGCCGTGGTCGGCATCATCGGCTTTCTCGACATTCCGCTGATTCACATGTCGGTCTACTGGTGGCGCACGCTGCATCAGCCCCCTTCGATCCTGCGGCCCGACAAAGCGCCTTGGGAAAACGTCCACCCGGCGATGCTAACCGCGCTGGTAATTAGTTTCGTCGGATTCTTGTTACTTTATTTTTATCTTCTATCTTTACGGTATCGGGTCGGTGAAATGCGCGAAGAGATCAAGCAGCGCCGCTTGGAGCGAGGCCGCTAA
- the ccmE gene encoding cytochrome c maturation protein CcmE, whose protein sequence is MAKGKRLLIGGVIILAALGYMVWGGMQQAIVYFVTPTELKATETSSADKFLRMGGMVVKGSLKRDVQNLTYHFDLTDGAATFPVFFKGIPPDLFVEGKGAVVEGRIGKDGVFQATMIMAKHAEDYSPHTDAKGAAKSFVPAKEYPAK, encoded by the coding sequence ATGGCTAAGGGAAAACGATTGCTCATCGGTGGCGTCATCATCTTAGCCGCGCTGGGCTACATGGTCTGGGGCGGCATGCAGCAAGCCATCGTCTATTTCGTCACGCCCACCGAGCTCAAAGCCACCGAGACCAGCTCAGCCGATAAGTTCCTGCGCATGGGCGGCATGGTCGTCAAAGGGTCGCTAAAAAGAGACGTGCAGAATTTGACCTATCACTTTGATTTAACCGATGGCGCCGCGACTTTTCCAGTGTTTTTCAAAGGCATTCCCCCGGATCTTTTCGTCGAAGGCAAAGGCGCCGTCGTCGAAGGGCGTATCGGCAAGGACGGCGTATTTCAGGCGACGATGATCATGGCCAAGCATGCGGAAGACTACAGCCCGCACACCGACGCCAAGGGCGCCGCGAAAAGTTTCGTTCCGGCCAAGGAATATCCCGCCAAATGA